One genomic region from Erythrobacter mangrovi encodes:
- a CDS encoding PepSY domain-containing protein, whose protein sequence is MATRSFKLRLHVLGSKLHKWLAIFVGVQVLLWMATGALMSFLDIEEVRSEHVVSRAPEVLPADAVMPQWLDSSEGVVSLATRAVGGRAVTEVRREDGSVTLRDPESGMLLSPLPAASAQAIARRAWTGPRTTIAKTLFVEDAVGTEFRGPFPAWQITYGDEDNTRVYIDASSGSVLAARSDTWRLFDFVWGLHIMDWTQRDRINSWWLLLFGIGGTIIAVSGFVLLANRFPKIRRRAKPVPNAP, encoded by the coding sequence TTGGCGACTCGCTCTTTCAAGCTGCGTCTGCATGTGCTGGGCAGCAAGCTTCACAAATGGCTGGCGATCTTTGTCGGCGTCCAGGTGCTACTATGGATGGCCACCGGGGCGCTGATGTCGTTCCTCGACATCGAAGAGGTTCGGTCCGAACATGTCGTTTCGCGCGCGCCGGAGGTCCTGCCCGCTGATGCTGTCATGCCCCAATGGCTCGATAGCAGCGAGGGGGTGGTTTCCCTTGCGACGCGCGCGGTCGGCGGCAGGGCCGTGACCGAGGTCCGTCGGGAAGATGGAAGCGTCACGCTCCGCGATCCGGAAAGCGGCATGCTCCTCTCGCCTCTTCCCGCTGCGAGCGCACAGGCCATCGCCCGACGTGCCTGGACCGGGCCGCGAACCACCATAGCGAAAACACTTTTCGTGGAAGACGCAGTCGGGACCGAATTCCGCGGTCCGTTCCCGGCGTGGCAAATCACTTACGGCGATGAGGATAATACCCGCGTCTACATCGATGCATCGAGCGGCTCGGTGCTCGCTGCCCGCAGCGACACCTGGCGCTTGTTCGACTTTGTCTGGGGGCTGCATATCATGGACTGGACGCAGCGCGACCGGATCAACAGCTGGTGGCTGCTACTGTTCGGGATCGGCGGGACAATCATCGCGGTTTCGGGCTTCGTGCTGCTTGCCAACCGGTTTCCCAAGATCAGGCGGCGGGCAAAACCTGTGCCAAATGCTCCCTGA
- a CDS encoding copper resistance system multicopper oxidase: MPAVNRRKFLGTGAGGIGLLGLAGAMPAWARGANILAGNARKGLDEVAGPNIDLTVARSAFATGNRSGGAIAVNGSIPGPLLRLKEGTTVRLNVHNQLEEDTSIHWHGLLVPFELDGVPGVSFPGVKPGETFTAEFPVRQSGTYWWHSHSGLQEQAGHYGAIVVDPAGPDPVQADREYIVVLSEFSEMSPHTIFDKLKKGEGYFNYNQNTWTDDYPLSGEDRRMWARMRMMPTDILDVSSAAYTYLLNGHGPLDNLEYLFRPGERVRLRFINAGAMTFFNIRIPGLPMTIVQADGQNVEPVEVDEFQIGVAETYDVVVTPGAQQAYTLVAESMDRSGMGIATLASAPGARAAIPPLRDPPLLTMADMGMSGMDHGSSGDAGMSGMDHGSGGDMAGMDHGSSGQSEMAGMAGMSGMQMRDTSLLPPDVKVGPGLDMVSMNPVDRMGDPGIGLADVPHRTLDYRKLRALTPHREGRTPSRRMEIHLTGNMERYMWSFDGKKFSAVSDEPIRFAYNERVRVKLVNDTMMAHPIHLHGHFFELVNGASADRQPLKHTVILQPGGSAQLDLTADEPGDWAFHCHLLYHMHAGMFQIVTVANPDGSEA, encoded by the coding sequence ATGCCAGCCGTTAATCGCCGAAAATTTCTTGGAACAGGAGCGGGGGGAATAGGCCTGCTCGGCCTCGCCGGTGCAATGCCGGCATGGGCACGCGGTGCGAACATCTTGGCGGGAAACGCCCGCAAGGGGCTGGACGAGGTAGCTGGACCGAATATCGACCTCACTGTCGCGCGATCAGCCTTCGCGACCGGCAACAGAAGCGGTGGAGCCATCGCCGTCAACGGCTCGATTCCCGGCCCCTTGTTGCGCTTGAAGGAAGGTACAACCGTCCGGCTCAACGTCCATAACCAGCTCGAGGAAGACACCTCGATCCACTGGCATGGGCTGCTCGTGCCATTCGAGCTCGATGGCGTGCCGGGTGTGAGTTTTCCGGGCGTCAAACCGGGCGAAACCTTCACTGCGGAATTTCCGGTGCGCCAGTCCGGCACCTACTGGTGGCACTCGCATAGCGGCCTGCAGGAACAGGCTGGGCACTACGGCGCTATCGTGGTGGATCCGGCGGGGCCCGATCCGGTTCAGGCCGACCGTGAATATATCGTGGTGCTGAGCGAATTCAGCGAAATGTCGCCCCACACGATATTCGACAAGCTCAAAAAGGGCGAAGGCTACTTCAACTACAACCAGAATACCTGGACCGACGACTATCCGCTTTCGGGCGAGGATCGCCGTATGTGGGCCAGAATGCGCATGATGCCTACCGACATCCTCGATGTGTCGAGCGCTGCCTACACTTACCTCCTCAATGGTCACGGACCGCTCGACAACCTGGAATATCTCTTCCGCCCGGGTGAACGCGTGCGGCTGCGCTTCATCAATGCCGGCGCCATGACCTTTTTCAATATTCGTATTCCCGGCCTGCCGATGACCATCGTTCAGGCGGACGGGCAGAACGTCGAGCCGGTTGAGGTCGACGAGTTTCAGATCGGCGTGGCCGAGACCTATGACGTCGTCGTGACGCCGGGCGCGCAACAGGCATACACGCTGGTCGCTGAGTCGATGGACCGCTCGGGCATGGGTATTGCCACGCTGGCGAGCGCACCCGGCGCGCGCGCCGCCATTCCGCCGCTGCGCGATCCACCGCTCCTGACCATGGCTGACATGGGCATGAGCGGCATGGACCACGGCTCGTCTGGCGACGCCGGCATGTCGGGTATGGACCATGGAAGTGGCGGCGACATGGCAGGGATGGACCATGGTTCTTCCGGCCAATCCGAGATGGCAGGCATGGCCGGAATGTCGGGTATGCAGATGCGGGATACCTCGCTCCTGCCACCCGATGTCAAGGTCGGTCCCGGTCTCGACATGGTCTCGATGAACCCGGTCGACCGTATGGGCGATCCCGGCATCGGTCTCGCCGATGTCCCGCATCGCACGCTCGACTATCGCAAGCTGCGCGCTCTGACGCCGCACCGCGAGGGCCGCACGCCGTCACGGCGAATGGAAATTCATCTGACCGGAAATATGGAGCGCTACATGTGGTCGTTCGACGGCAAGAAGTTCTCCGCCGTCTCCGACGAGCCGATCCGTTTCGCCTATAACGAGCGCGTGCGCGTGAAGCTCGTCAACGATACGATGATGGCGCACCCCATTCACCTGCACGGTCATTTCTTCGAGCTGGTCAATGGCGCATCGGCCGATCGTCAACCGCTCAAGCACACGGTAATCCTGCAGCCGGGTGGCAGCGCGCAGTTAGATCTGACGGCGGACGAGCCGGGCGACTGGGCTTTCCACTGTCACCTTCTCTATCACATGCATGCCGGGATGTTTCAGATCGTCACGGTCGCCAATCCCGACGGGAGCGAAGCATGA
- a CDS encoding DUF3500 domain-containing protein, with translation MSAFARSLIVAVTVPALALPAMQAQAHHPVVHELGAMRVASMQQAALAFLGTLTDRQRETVTSTLDDNATRTSWSNLPVSMAPRSGLVVAEMSSAQRRALHAMMASALSSQGYLKSATIMWHEDVLRGMFDAMVEAMPDNDARKAQALAFADNYDSEKFFVTVFGDPESDDWGWLVTGHHFAANFTVSGGKIAFTPMFVGANPQVVQEGRYAGWRLLQHESDRALDLLRSLDNSQLAQAVVSAEVDGDIFAGPGNQQSHKQAFGIKASELNPLQRRLLDGLLDEYLSDASNEAAARQRASIEADGPEALRFAWWGTTNEPRGRYMFRVQGPSVLIDFVREGSGDGAYNHVHSIMRDPSNDYGADWLRLHYQEAHQE, from the coding sequence ATGAGTGCTTTCGCGCGATCCTTAATCGTTGCAGTTACGGTTCCCGCTTTGGCCCTGCCTGCGATGCAGGCGCAGGCCCATCATCCCGTTGTCCACGAACTGGGGGCAATGCGTGTTGCAAGTATGCAGCAAGCCGCATTGGCCTTCCTTGGCACGCTGACCGATAGACAACGTGAAACGGTCACCAGCACGCTGGACGACAACGCCACCAGGACAAGCTGGTCCAACCTGCCGGTTAGCATGGCGCCGAGATCAGGACTGGTCGTAGCTGAAATGTCATCCGCGCAGCGTCGCGCGCTGCATGCGATGATGGCGTCGGCCCTTTCGAGCCAGGGCTACCTCAAGTCAGCGACGATCATGTGGCACGAGGATGTGCTGCGCGGGATGTTCGACGCGATGGTCGAAGCAATGCCGGACAACGATGCGCGCAAAGCCCAAGCGCTCGCTTTTGCTGACAATTACGACAGCGAGAAGTTTTTTGTCACGGTATTCGGGGATCCCGAAAGTGACGATTGGGGATGGCTGGTTACGGGGCATCATTTTGCTGCCAATTTCACCGTCTCTGGCGGCAAAATCGCGTTCACACCGATGTTTGTGGGAGCCAATCCGCAGGTCGTCCAGGAGGGGCGTTACGCTGGCTGGCGATTGCTGCAGCATGAATCGGACAGGGCGTTGGATTTGCTTAGGTCGCTCGATAACAGCCAGCTTGCGCAGGCCGTCGTTTCGGCAGAAGTCGATGGCGATATTTTTGCCGGGCCGGGCAATCAGCAAAGCCACAAGCAGGCCTTTGGGATAAAAGCCTCGGAACTGAACCCGCTTCAGCGCCGCCTGCTGGACGGGCTCCTGGACGAATATCTCAGTGATGCGTCGAACGAGGCAGCCGCACGGCAACGCGCCTCAATCGAAGCAGACGGTCCAGAAGCTTTGAGATTTGCGTGGTGGGGAACCACCAACGAACCAAGGGGCCGCTATATGTTTAGAGTGCAGGGCCCGTCAGTTCTGATTGATTTTGTCCGCGAGGGGTCTGGCGACGGAGCATACAATCACGTCCATTCAATCATGCGTGATCCGTCGAATGACTACGGTGCCGACTGGCTTAGGCTCCACTATCAGGAAGCGCACCAGGAATAG
- a CDS encoding DUF2231 domain-containing protein, which produces MAIVAASLLIVGPVQAHGDEKHGEETSAAPAAANGDAHDQAAMAQMGDGGAVGEPSAAHDEASGGHDEAGGHADEGDSGVIAVLKKLHPATIHFPIALFLMAAATELFVMRRKDAGLESAVRVLVHGGAIGAVVAVLFGWIHTGLWFGGDAVMQVHRWNGMLIAVLGLAMAYLASRASASRTALRAAIFAMAALVLVQGFLGGELAHGANHLGISWL; this is translated from the coding sequence ATGGCTATTGTAGCTGCCAGCTTGCTCATCGTCGGACCAGTTCAGGCTCATGGCGACGAAAAGCATGGCGAAGAGACGAGCGCCGCGCCTGCCGCCGCGAATGGCGATGCGCATGACCAGGCGGCCATGGCGCAGATGGGCGACGGCGGAGCGGTCGGCGAGCCCTCAGCCGCGCACGACGAAGCAAGTGGAGGCCATGACGAGGCTGGTGGCCATGCTGATGAGGGCGATTCCGGCGTCATCGCCGTCCTGAAAAAACTGCATCCGGCGACCATCCACTTCCCGATCGCCCTGTTTCTCATGGCTGCTGCCACCGAGTTGTTCGTCATGCGCCGGAAAGATGCAGGGCTTGAGAGCGCGGTGCGCGTACTCGTCCACGGCGGAGCAATCGGCGCAGTCGTCGCAGTCCTGTTCGGATGGATCCACACCGGCCTTTGGTTCGGCGGCGATGCCGTCATGCAGGTCCATCGATGGAACGGGATGCTGATCGCGGTCCTCGGTCTGGCGATGGCCTATCTGGCGAGCCGTGCTTCCGCGAGCCGGACCGCGCTTCGCGCCGCAATCTTTGCCATGGCCGCTCTAGTGCTGGTGCAGGGATTTCTGGGCGGCGAGCTTGCGCACGGTGCCAATCATCTTGGTATCTCCTGGCTTTGA
- a CDS encoding copper resistance protein B, producing the protein MKIRIASLLASVAAGSVLASPAAAQHAGHSPAEPQQGAEAQADAKTKCEEEAERHRAMGHPVADGACEPAAQSEAAMDHSEMDHSTMDHGSMTARDGHSSMTMPIDAARPQASPESHEGMDHGSMPQGKPAEGAMDRSQMNHGEMGQAEASSSMDHGQMDHSQMNHGQTPSQDMQGMDHSAMQMGSDADIPLLPPPPEAGSGPARAAVAIWGEEAMNEARRELVRETDGGIRFWFQGDRLEYRARDGKDGYLWDIQGYYGGDIDKFWFKSEGEGSFGEPIEGAEVQALWSRAIAPFFDFQAGVRQDLTAPERTHAVIGIQGLMPYRFEIDAAAFVSTKGDVTARIEGELDQRITQRLILQPRAELALSAQDIPELGISAGLDRIEAGLRLRYEFGREFAPYVGVSQEWRIGDSADYARAVGEDPSVTNYVVGLRFWF; encoded by the coding sequence ATGAAAATTCGTATTGCCAGCCTGCTCGCATCGGTCGCAGCCGGCTCAGTTCTCGCCTCCCCCGCGGCGGCGCAGCATGCCGGTCATTCGCCGGCGGAGCCGCAGCAAGGCGCCGAGGCGCAGGCTGACGCGAAGACAAAGTGCGAGGAGGAAGCCGAGCGCCATCGCGCGATGGGGCATCCGGTAGCAGATGGAGCATGCGAACCGGCTGCTCAGTCTGAAGCCGCCATGGACCACTCCGAGATGGATCATTCAACCATGGATCATGGTTCGATGACCGCTCGGGACGGTCATTCGAGCATGACAATGCCGATTGACGCTGCCCGTCCACAGGCATCGCCCGAAAGTCATGAAGGAATGGATCACGGCTCGATGCCGCAGGGCAAGCCTGCCGAAGGCGCGATGGATCGTTCGCAGATGAATCACGGCGAGATGGGACAGGCGGAAGCCAGTTCGTCGATGGACCATGGGCAGATGGATCACAGCCAGATGAACCATGGGCAGACGCCTTCGCAGGACATGCAGGGCATGGACCATTCGGCGATGCAGATGGGCTCGGATGCCGATATCCCGCTGTTGCCGCCTCCTCCAGAAGCAGGGAGCGGCCCAGCGCGCGCGGCGGTTGCGATCTGGGGCGAGGAAGCCATGAACGAAGCGCGGCGCGAACTTGTCCGCGAGACCGACGGCGGGATTCGCTTCTGGTTTCAGGGCGACAGGCTCGAATACCGCGCCCGCGATGGGAAGGATGGATATCTGTGGGACATCCAAGGATATTATGGCGGTGACATCGACAAATTCTGGTTCAAGTCCGAAGGTGAGGGCAGCTTTGGCGAACCCATAGAAGGCGCCGAGGTCCAGGCGCTCTGGAGCCGCGCCATTGCGCCCTTCTTCGATTTCCAGGCGGGTGTTCGCCAGGACCTCACCGCTCCGGAGCGCACCCATGCGGTGATCGGTATCCAGGGTCTCATGCCGTACCGCTTCGAGATCGATGCCGCGGCCTTCGTCTCCACCAAGGGCGATGTGACCGCGCGTATCGAGGGCGAGCTCGACCAGCGGATCACCCAGCGCCTTATCCTCCAGCCAAGGGCGGAACTCGCGCTATCGGCACAGGACATTCCCGAACTCGGTATCAGCGCAGGTCTCGACCGGATCGAGGCAGGTCTGCGTCTTCGCTACGAGTTCGGACGCGAATTCGCGCCCTATGTTGGCGTTTCCCAGGAATGGCGGATCGGTGACAGCGCCGATTATGCCCGCGCCGTAGGGGAAGACCCCAGCGTGACGAATTACGTCGTAGGCTTACGATTCTGGTTTTAA
- a CDS encoding YybH family protein has translation MDHSAHSEHSVSTPMDHTEQGMNHAEHMSAMNDDVAGAEAVLTLYRDALTSRDAEAMAALFAEESFVYENGKAEGSFTHYMEHHLGPELDAITSFTFGEPTLAVTRMGHMAYGRETYTYRIELADGRVIDREGVATSVLAHDADGWKIVQYHSSSRAPRNN, from the coding sequence ATGGACCATTCGGCGCATTCGGAACATTCGGTATCAACGCCGATGGACCATACGGAGCAGGGCATGAACCATGCCGAGCATATGTCTGCGATGAACGACGACGTCGCTGGGGCAGAAGCGGTTCTGACATTATATCGCGATGCCCTGACGTCGCGCGATGCAGAGGCCATGGCCGCGCTGTTTGCCGAGGAATCCTTCGTTTACGAAAACGGCAAGGCGGAAGGCAGCTTCACGCATTACATGGAGCATCATCTGGGACCGGAACTCGATGCAATAACCAGCTTCACCTTCGGCGAACCGACGCTCGCAGTCACCCGGATGGGACATATGGCCTATGGCCGCGAAACGTACACCTATCGGATCGAACTGGCCGACGGCCGCGTGATCGACCGCGAAGGCGTTGCGACCTCGGTGCTCGCCCATGATGCGGATGGCTGGAAGATCGTTCAGTACCATTCATCGTCACGAGCGCCGCGTAACAACTGA